The Terriglobia bacterium DNA segment CAATGATGACGAGCTGCGCAGCGCAGCCGTCCGCAACGCAGCGGCCCTCGCCGCCGGCCACATTTTCGTGTTGCTGATCCGCAACGCGTTTCCGATTAACGTGTTGAACGCGCTGCGGCAGGTGCCCGAGGTGTGCAACATCTTCTGCGCCACGGCCAATCCGGTGGAAGTCGTGGTCGCCCGCAGCGCGCAGGGCGGCGGCATCATGGGCGTCATTGACGGACTTGCGCCCAAGGGCGTCGAAGGTCCGGATGACATCATTGCCCGCCACTCCTTCCTGCGCCGGATTGGGTACAAGCGGTAATCCGGAGTACACCGACTGTTACGAAACTCGTGCCGTCCCTAACGGGACTCGAATCTTATTCCACTCGCATACCCGGCACCACTCCACCCCGGAATTGTAAGCCGGATGCAAATTCCTAGCGTCGGCGGCGCGCTCCGGGGGCCGGCCGAAGAGGCCGCGTGCTATACTGTTACAGACGCTAGTGACCACGGTTGGCTTGTGGCGCGGCAGTCCGATTCTAAACAGCCGGCCTGACCTCTCCTTCGATTCCCTGCTCCGTTAGTTTCCAGCGCAAACTAAATCAACGAGTGGCTTCCTTTGCACCTTCGCGAATCGCATCGCATCATGTCATGCGTCTCGCGAGTCGCCCCTCCAGAAAGATTACGATTCGAATGACAACTTTTTCCGAACTGCCTCTCTCTGCGCCTTTGCAGCAGAGACTGGCCGCCTGCCAATTTCACAACCCGATGCCGATCCAGTCGGCGGCGATCCCGCACGCTCTTGCGGGCAAAGACCTGATGGCCACCGCCCACACCGGGACCGGCAAAACCCTGGCTTTCGTGGTGCCGATCATCGAGCGCCTGCTGCAATCGCCGCAGTCGCGCTCCGTCGAGGCCCTGGTGCTGGTTCCCACGCGTGAACTGGCCATGCAGGTGCACGAACAATTTGAACAGTTGCGCGGCAAATCGATTCCGCCGGCAGCGCTGGTCATCGGCGGCGTCGCCGAAAAACGCCAGTTGGAAGCGATTCGATGCGGCGCCCGCGTGTTAGTCGCCACGCCCGGACGTCTGGAGGATTTCCTGGGACGGAGACTGGTGGACCTGCGCCAGGTGAAAGTGCTCGTGCTCGACGAAGCCGACCGCATGTTGGACATGGGGTTTCTGCCTTCGATCCGGCGCATCGTTGGCGTGCTGCCCAGCCAGCGCCAGACCATGTGTTTTTCCGCGACGCTGGAAGCCTCGGTGGCCGGGCTGGTGAGCGAGTACACGCGCAACCCGGTGCGCATTGCGCTGGGCTCCACGCTGAAGCCGGTGGATAGCGTCGAGCTGCAAGCCTTTGAGGTTGCCTCCTCCGACAAGTTCGACGCCCTGAGCCACCTGCTCCGTACGGAGAAGGGGCGCACCCTGGTCTTCGCGCGCACCAAGCGCGGCACCGAGCGCCTGGCCAAGCACCTGGTCCGCGACGGTTTCCTGGCCGCCATGATTCATGGCGACCGTTCGCAATCGCAGCGCACCAGCGCGCTCAGCGGCTTCGATGAAGGCCGCTTCAAGGTGCTGGTCGCCACCGACGTCGCTTCCCGTGGGCTGGACATCCAGGACGTGGCGCACGTGATCAATTACGATCTGCCAACGCTACCGGAAGATTTCATTCATCGCATCGGCCGCACCGGGCGCGCCGGAGCGCGGGGACGTGCTTCCACACTGGTGTCGCCCGCCGAGATTCTGGAACTGCGCAACATCGAACGCGTTCTTAACGTCCGCTTGCAGCGCAGGGAGATCAACGGCGACATCTCGGCCGAAAGGTTGTCCCGCCCGCGCAATACGCTGGCGAGCCGAACCCTGCAGCCTTTGCCCGGCGAAATCTTCGCCTAAAGGCGGATCGGGTAAGCTGTGCGCGGCGCGTGCGATCAAGGCTCTCCGCGCCGCGCATGAGTGCTCGGAACGCCCTGAAATCATTGACTTTCCTTCAGGTTGCGGCTATAGTGAAGGATGAGCCAGAGGGTCATCTCCTCTTTCAGATTCTCTGAATTAAGTCAGCCCATCTGAAGTCCTCCCCTCTTAGCTGCCAAGACCATAAGGAGCTTCTCAAGCCTGTTCCGCGATGGAGCGTATGATCCAGCTACGGCACAACATGAACGGAAAACCAGCTCCCAAGGATGCCAGGCTGGCGCTCCTAGTGGCGGGCAAGTGTGAGGAACTGGAAGCCCTGGCAAAAAAACGGGAGGCGGCATTCACCCAATACCTCAGTGCGCGGCATCATTTCTCGTTGTGCTCGGAACCCGGCACGGAGGGCCACACTGCCGCACTGGAGACATTCGAAGCAGCACGCACGAGACTGCGCCTGAGTCAACGCAACTGGGAAACTCACGTTGCCGCCCACCACATGGGTTGATCCGTCAGCGGCTGCGGCGCAGGCCGGCAGTGCCACTGCCAAACATGAACGAGCAGTTACCGCACAACAGATAAGTGAGGCGCATTTGTTCAAAACTCAAGAGACCGAAAAGCAAACCGAGGTAATCGGGTATTGTCCCAGGTGCGATCAAGCGATCACCTCGGAGCAGTCCACTAGGCTGGTTCTCGGCCAGCTCTACCACGCTGCGCATGCTCCCGGCGCAGGAAAGCGAGGCTAGCCATGCGTCCAAGCCAAACCTTCCAAAAGCGGCAGAAAGAGTTGGCCCGCCAGGAAAAGCAGCGTGCCAAGGCTCAGCGCAAGGCGCAAAGAAAGCTGGAGAAGCAGGCGCCCGAAACAGACATCGAGACGAGCGATTCATCGACCGTCATGAATGGCTCCGACGGCGACGCCCTCCCCGATACCGAGGCCGAGGCAAATTCAGACGAGAGC contains these protein-coding regions:
- a CDS encoding adenosine-specific kinase encodes the protein MLNFDSVKMDFPSDANIVIGQSHFIKTVEDIYEAVVTTVPQAKFGLAFNESSGPCLTRSEGNDDELRSAAVRNAAALAAGHIFVLLIRNAFPINVLNALRQVPEVCNIFCATANPVEVVVARSAQGGGIMGVIDGLAPKGVEGPDDIIARHSFLRRIGYKR
- a CDS encoding DEAD/DEAH box helicase, whose amino-acid sequence is MRLASRPSRKITIRMTTFSELPLSAPLQQRLAACQFHNPMPIQSAAIPHALAGKDLMATAHTGTGKTLAFVVPIIERLLQSPQSRSVEALVLVPTRELAMQVHEQFEQLRGKSIPPAALVIGGVAEKRQLEAIRCGARVLVATPGRLEDFLGRRLVDLRQVKVLVLDEADRMLDMGFLPSIRRIVGVLPSQRQTMCFSATLEASVAGLVSEYTRNPVRIALGSTLKPVDSVELQAFEVASSDKFDALSHLLRTEKGRTLVFARTKRGTERLAKHLVRDGFLAAMIHGDRSQSQRTSALSGFDEGRFKVLVATDVASRGLDIQDVAHVINYDLPTLPEDFIHRIGRTGRAGARGRASTLVSPAEILELRNIERVLNVRLQRREINGDISAERLSRPRNTLASRTLQPLPGEIFA